gttcataaaacgtggaaataagagtaaccaagtatcactgaacatcttgtgcgagttatagtagttttcaaaatcagcactgctgctatattgaatcgcgtgatgcaggtgagacggccagaggcattccacttgttattatcAGTGTACCACCGTACACTATGCCCTTCCAGGCTACTTTTACAAGATAAAGCCATTCTCACAACAGCTTCCAGCTCCCTCCAGGTGGAGCTTTGAATCCTCTCAGATTCTGACCAAACTCCCATGAGTTCTGAATTTTCACATTCTACAACATAACCTCCATAACCAAAACCAGAAGCATCTGTATATACCGAACGGTCATACATTACTACCCCTGAAATGGAAGAACtattcaaaatatcaatattgtctCTCCAAAAGAACAATTCCTTCAGCACATTTGGTGTTATCAAAACATAAGCGTTCCAACTGGCTCTACTATTCACACACTTAAATGCTTCCCTTGTCATTAACTGTACTAAATGTTGCATCACTGTATGCATAGAAACAATCTTACCCAAAATGCTTGCTAACAGTCGAACTGGTATCAAACTCGCATTGAGATTCTGAACTTTATCAATTAAATATTTAATCGCCACCTTTAAATCATCAATTCTTCTAGTAGATATCTTCACaacatcattttgaaaatccCAATTAAGCCCGAGCCATGTTGCACAAGGATTCGGTTCCCAGTTGCACTTATCTTCCGCAAGAAGAAAACCTAGACTTTTGAGATCATTTTGAACTTTTACGCTCAACAATCTGGCCCCTTCCAAATCCCCATGACCAGCAATACCATCATCCAGAAACAGTACTGCTTTATGCCCTTGCTCCCTCCAATGACCTACAACTGCCCTCATGACCTTCGTGAATACATATCCTGCCGTCGAAATACCAAATGGCAATACgttaaaaacataaaatttccTTACACCATTACTTTCCCATGCAAAACCCAAATACCGCCTATGTTCCTCATGAATTTCGACATGATGGTAAGCACTTTTAAGGTCAAATGTAAACACAAAATCACCTTTTCCAAAAATATCTGCCACAACAGTTGAATCTTCATActtaaatttatccttaaataAATGAGGATTAATATGCCTACAGCCCAATACCAAACGTAATTTACCCTTGTTATCAGATACGGTCAAAGGATTTATGATCAAGGGATTCTCATTAACCTGTGAAACACAACCTTTTTCTAACAATCTACTGATCTCTTCTTCAACAAACTTAGAATTATCTAATGCCGAACGATTATTTGTCAAATCCACTCTTTCTGGATCAGAATAAAATGGCAATTTATATCCATGCTCTATCACATCCATTACCACCTCATTAGCATTTATATTTGCCCAAGACTCAAGGTTTTCACGTAATCTCCCTACAGGAGATGACACTTTATCTGCACATTTTGAAGTGCCAACAAACAAAGCTTTCTTTTTGGCCTCTAAGGCACGATTTGTCAAATTTAAtgtgaaataattttcacttaacTTTGCATTCTGTGAGGCATCGCCGCCCATCTCTCTGCACTCAGCCCTCCAGTGCCCCGCCTTGCCACAGGCGAAACACGAGCCAGGCTTCCTGCCAGCGAACAAACGCGTAGCTCTCGGCGGCTCCTGTGACTGCAAAGGTGGTCCAAAACTTGTGCTGGTGCTCGAACCTCTGCCCACGTATGCTGATTTATAAGGCGTGAATCTAGAGACGAATGGTTTCTTCCTTCCTAAGTCCCTGCTCTTTTTCTTCCGGTGAGCTCGCGATTCTGCACGAATAAGACGCTTCTCGTCATCGGAATCTGCCGCCAAACTGTTCTTCTCGTATTCATCAACCGTGTTCCAGCCCCCATCTGAACTGTCTGCTATTTTAATCAGTTTCTGCCTGTGCTCTAAAATCTGAATACCTTCACTGATTTTCAGTTGCGCTTCAGCTTTTCCCGTGATGTCATCATCTTTCAAAATTGCGTCAGCCTCCTTGAGTTTCCTCGTAACCTTCACGTTAACTTTATACTGCTCTTCGTTGCCGCGTTTGCGAAATTTGTATTGATCCTTGCTCATATCTTCAATCTTTGCGATTTGAGCCTCACTCAAATCACGTTGAGTGTCACTGATGCGTTGCTGAAAAGCCCCGAGTTTATTAGTAATAAGAGTATCAAGCTGCGTAAGTAAGCCCGCCTGGCTTTCACGTATTTTTAAGTCCACAAAACTGGCTACTGCGGTCGGCTCCATGTTGTCTTGTTGCTGTCACAAGCTAGAATGATTTACACATACACTTTCCATTGCCACGCCCTATAGCGTGTTCATCTATGACACCTGTTATGCATACCATTGTGCCCATTCTTCCTTTCAATCAAGGCGCCGGACCACGGCGTAAGAGTGAATACATTAAAACGATAAAACAACATTTGCCTGCTATACAAACGTACCGCAGGCAAATAATATTATCATGTATCTGCTTGTTTGATAAGGTTACACGACAtgtgctcctgcgacaattgctgtGGGCTTAATTttttgtctaagatgtagggttagggtagcAGTACTAGGGTTTTATATCAGGTTTAGGgttagtgttaaacccagggttgaagttggtcatttgatCAGTGCGtagaatttagagcggagcaaatgtcatggaaccttttgatgaaaataatgtgcAGTAGGCCTGAACAAATTTGTTGCAATTgcttaataatgaaatataatattaccaGTAGAGACAGCTATGTATATCTCAAAGGGACTGGGGATCAATGGGAATAGCAGGAAGTTTGGATCACCGCAACAAGGACTTGTAGGAAATATTGCACAAACTAGGTGCGGTTTTGgcagtatgaaagcaaattacgcatTATCTCCCCGAAATAAAATACCTGCTAAATAATAGGCTGTAGGCGCTTGTCAAAATGACGAGAACTTTCACAGGAATTTTTCTGAGGTCGCAGGTAGTTTGGCAGTGtgaagcaaattacgggaactttttaCCAAGCCTGTACATGAAGTTGGgtgcgggcgccgtgggtggctgctgagctagcgatTTTGAATCTTGCGCCTTGCTTggttatcagaccatactgcgcatgctcgtaacttcaggaacttttTAGCCTGgaaaaagttcttgtaatttaacagggattcttgtgatcgaggcagtttgaaaccacctacagTACTGTAAGgatctcaaatcattcatgtacatgtatctagatTTCATTGTGATTTTGTTGGTGCATTAATGGAAACTCAGATGTGAGAGTCACCTGTTAACTTCCTTGGTCAAAAGTTTATGATTGAGTTCAATGTTGTATAACATCAATATTGCAACTGAACTGATATTTCAATTCGACAAACCTTATGTTTAATGTATTAAACTGATTTTCAATAAAGATATAAGTTAtgctataaaataattttttgctaTAGTTTGTTTTAATATTATCAAAAAGCAGGGTTGGTGATttgtttcttttgcaaattaaaAATTctgaattatttcatttaaatcagatttaaaataattttaaacaaagtttttttaacaaagcgcaaaaaacaaaaatatttaaccttttcaaattttcaatgacatcaattttaaaatcataCTTTCAAGTTCACTACTAAAATTATTCTTAACTatctatttcataaatacatgtaaatccaGTCAAAATAGATTGTATAGAAAATATTATGGTCATGAAGATGCTGACACTTTCTGATGTGTCTGCATACTCTCATGTAGACAGCTCCTCCTGACTGGTTCGATCCAAGTTTAACTATCTTGGTATTAAAAGCTAATGCTGCAAAGTTGGTGTTCCTATTCAAAGCTCTTGACATGAAATAAGGATCAGTTTCTTTGGAAGAATTTCATGACTCAGAGCTCACATTCTctgaagaaaaacatttttaattctcaAGCCAAGGACTGAAGATGACATGCTAAAGAAAACtgcatatattttttgtttaaacctCCTTTCTTTTTTGAGCCATAGTTGGAACTCTTTGACTGTTTCAAAACATTGACTTGCAAAGTTGTGACCGATAGGGAAAAAATtgcaagttgatttgaattattttttttacaataaagttGTTTGGCAGTTGTTTGCAGTTttgctaaaaataaaaagtaatggGTTCTTCAGCTACAACATTACTACAGTGTATGTTAGATGTAaaagagtaaaataaaatatgggTTACCAGGAAAATGCAGATTTTGTTGTTGCACTCAATTCAACACAATAAATGCTCACTTTAGGCAAAGGGCACGAAtggttattttttaaaaacaaatttttggcaTTGCTCCTATGTGTTTACGAttgtatgctcgatctgtaatgaaaattataagtcagaaaaaattggaaccggtggtattcgaacctgccatctactgctttccgggcagcgacttaaccaccaggctattctggccCACGGCCAAGTCatgatgaactggaattcaaataccctcgatcctcttctttctgactcattaatatgcaaatgcagtACGCCGTTAACAATAGATACTAAATGAAGAGGCTTTAAtatgaggaaattataatttataaacaaattttcggcataaTTCCTATGTGTTTACGAttgcatgctcgatctgtaatgaaaatgagtCAGAAAGAGGATTGAAACATTGAGGGTATTCGAATTCCAGTTCATCTTGGTGGCCGTGGGCCAGAATAGCCTGGTacgcagtagatggcaggttcgaatcccactggttccaattttgtctgacttatgattttcattacagattgaCCATGCGATTTAAATCAACGTGATTTAAATCCGCTAATCCTGATATTAAGCAACTTCAAAATTTAATGTTATGTTTCAAATTGATATATgcccaaaaaaaatgtctagTTTGTTTGTCGATTGCATTATCagtaattctttttttaaatctttgtatattatgtattttttcattgtcatatatacatgtactcatgGTTGTTAAAACAGCCATGTAGCTGATTAGGGCTTCTACCgagaatgaataaatagatcaATCAATTTATAATCAATCAACTGAATTACCAGAAATTGATCTattcagagtcaagaaagaaggaaatattCCTAATATATGGGTAGTTTCCTTCAAAACGTTCAAGGAAATATCAACAGAAGATGAGCATTTTATggttgaataaaatttgaaatgtgaATTTACAAACAGCTCTTATTTAaggtttttatttcttttggtcAAATGGTTGATGATAGCTAAACGGTTATTTTTTAACGGCCTGTTTGAACTGCGTTTAAACGTTTTGACACAGCCCAAGTTTCAAGTCAACAACAGATTTCAAACAGCATTTGTTAGCTTTTGTGCTCATGAACACTGCATAACATCATTTCTTCTGCTTTTTAATGTTAATTTcaaagatccagaccggacccgaaaatgaaattgataaattatataccaatcgaaagcttataagctactaaatacaccaaagtatgctttatgcattttcaccgcttcccagctgagtattttgcttaagaatattccaattatcgggtttcgaaccccgcttagaaaataggctttattgtgcttttcacctgcctcgagaccgtgacatcacgttgtgtaagaagcgtcgtgattccataggtttgtacacagaaaaactgggtgatttttttgctttccagataacgcatttcattctcttcacttctatcacagagggatatcacatatatttttacccacaagcttgaatttatgaaatctgcagttttgaactagtttttgccatattttatttcctgcttatttggcgcagatttcaattctatctgcatttagattatgtataacaacttttcctgacatagcaatttaggcccaataagagccaaacaaagaaatcacaaaaaaggtagtgaatagttgtaggtttacaacaatttgaacagtgaataattttgagtgccattttcatctgaaaacgaaaaaaaaaatggattcataacatggaaatggaagaaaatacccaatgcttttgtacacaaacctatggaatcacaaccctcctgacacaacgtgacgtcatcatttccaggcgacgtgggggtgctcaatcgaagcgtactttggaggagcagtttctttgatttttatttaatatttttaactattggaaggagatatatgtaatatttttggtatattcgtattgtatgaatcattacctttattttgatatatgattgtttttacaccggtcagggtctttaagtGTTTTGTTCATGTATGAACTATATTGTTTCTTGTGCCTCTTTGAACTTGGCTTCAGGCACATATTGTCCATTCAGATACTGTACATTGTATGCAATGAAATCAAGGATACATGTTTGATGTTTGTTCAACACAATAATAGAGTCAGACTTCAtatgttaaattgcagaaacaAAAGAACAAACATCAAAGTGAAAACTTTATGgatttattattcattgaaaatttaGTTACAAAAACATGCAATCCTACACTAATTCCTCAAATTAGATAATTCCATAATGCAAGAAACCACATGTATGTCACATCAAGGTCAATTATTGgaattttttgtttgtcttaAATGTGATTTTGGT
This genomic interval from Lytechinus pictus isolate F3 Inbred chromosome 3, Lp3.0, whole genome shotgun sequence contains the following:
- the LOC135153491 gene encoding uncharacterized protein LOC135153491, with translation MEPTAVASFVDLKIRESQAGLLTQLDTLITNKLGAFQQRISDTQRDLSEAQIAKIEDMSKDQYKFRKRGNEEQYKVNVKVTRKLKEADAILKDDDITGKAEAQLKISEGIQILEHRQKLIKIADSSDGGWNTVDEYEKNSLAADSDDEKRLIRAESRAHRKKKSRDLGRKKPFVSRFTPYKSAYVGRGSSTSTSFGPPLQSQEPPRATRLFAGRKPGSCFACGKAGHWRAECREMGGDASQNAKSRYPGENSGRDRGSWD